The sequence TGGTGGCAGCGCTCAGGTCAGGCCGTGAAGGAGCTTCGGCGCGCAGGAAGATGCCGAGAAAGAGGTGAAATGGAAAGGGAGCTCACCGTGAAGCTAGTGGAGCGAGCTTGAGTGGGCGAGATGCGGCATGCATGGCGGAGCTCGGTAAGCGATGGCTAGGACATGTGTGCGAGCGAGGAAAagttggtgtgggggcgagggtGTGGCACGGCTGCGAGAAGAAAAGGAGCATGGATTGCAGTCAAGCCGCCTTTGACATCcgtgccggggggggggggcaacttTGTTGGAACTGAATTCGAGCTTTGCTTATTAGGGAAGAAGGTGCTAGCTTTGCTTATTAGGGAAGAAGGTGCTGATGGGTGGGGCCACTCGTTACAGAGGGAATGATGGGAGGCGCGGGACGGGTGAGAATCGGCGTAGGAAAGGGAAGGAGAGCTCGGCCTGAGCTGGAAAAGATAGGAGGAAAAGAGAAACGGGCCGGTGAGAGAGAAAGTGGTCGCCGGTCCacataaagaaagaaaaaaggaaaaggaacagaaaagagaaagaaaaggagcAAAAATGATTTTCCTATgttgagaaaataaataaactcATAAATAATAGAATTAAACTcgaaaaaattcgaaaaaaataATTCTGGAAATAACTAGAGCTCAAGGACAATCAAATGAAAATAAACTATACGCCGTCATGAATGCAACATTTCAAATTTGGACATGTGATGAGTTTTAAATATTCCAAACTTAATCTTCTTGAAGcctcaaaattatataacaaATCTAGACACTTCTAGATGTGaaatttagggtgttacaaacaaGCACAAATTCTAAAGCATATATTTGAATAATTAGTTTAATTTTATTTTGTGGTGCTTCTTGGCCTGGCGTGGGCCACCGCAGCCCGTGCCAGCCCAATTCATCATGACCAGGATAGAGGCCGTCGTAGCATGCATATGTGAGGAGCTCGTCATTCACTGCTGGGCCACACGTTCGCCGGGCCACATTAACTGCTGCAGAGACCGCatggctgctgcctgctggttgTTCAAATGAACAAAAATAAAGCACGCAACTGTCTTGCAGTAGTCTTGATTTGCTCCGTGCAGTCCGAGAGCTCAGCCTTGCCGACATACCCACTCGATGCTGTTAGTTCCGACCATGCTGGTGTGCTCTCTTATTAGTGAGATCCAATTGCAGGATTATGATCTCACTTTCATGGAATTGTATCGAGTATGAACTTTTAGTTTATATAGAATCAGTCTAGCAAACATCGCTGATCGTATGAGCAATCATAGTGACTAGGTGGGCCGCGCACCTCGCTGCGCCTAGTAGTGACGATGGGCCTTGGGCTAGATTTATGGGTCGGAAAGTTTGGTAAGGAGTGGCTGGGTTGCGTAGGGAGATTCTGGCACCACGGCCCAGCGGCAAGCAAGGAGCGAGGTGGGCCGAAATTCAGGTCCAGCAGCGGGCTGTGTCTAATCCACACCGTCACGGTGCCACGCGTCACGCCAGGGGCGCTGGAGCAACCGGAGGGGCATTCGCTTCCTGATGTATAGGGATTAGACTATACGTGCACAACAACCTGATAGGTTTGGGGCTTTACTAGTAGACACTAGTAGGTGAGATTCAGTTTTGGATATGAAGAACTGGTTGTGGTTGAGCAGACGTGCCAGGAGATAGTGCTGGACGACAATGTGGCGGTTAAACACAGAAACTCCACACAGGCCATCACCCAAAGGAAACAGCCCTGTATCTCTGTCTCTAATCCTGATGAATAACTAGGGCACTGGGAAAGAATAGTTTAAGGGCAGCCAGGGCTAGGCCTGAGAGGGACCAACAAATAAAATCAACTAATTTGTTTAAATGTGCTTTAGGATTCATGCTAATTTTTAGGAGGGGAGTAAGAGCGATTCTTGATAGATACATACCGTAAGATGTAGCGCCACCTAGCCGCTCAACTGCAGTTAGACGGTGTTTATAGCTTGCAAACACTTACCTGTCTGTGTACGTGCATATGTCTGCATATGCGTGGTAATCGAGCAGCACAGTTGGGATCTGAAGCGCAGGACAAATATTTGCCATCATTGAGCAAACTGCACAAGGTTTGCGCTTATGTAAGTGAAAACAGTCAATTCCATGTCACTTTGCTTGGCCAATTCAATTCGATGCCTAAGCGCCTATAGCATGTGTTAACTTATAATTAACTTGCACATTTCCAGGCCATGACAGAGCCAGAGTATGGTAGTGATGCAAGCTCTCTGAACACTGTAGCTCGAAAGGTAGTTATTTGACATGTCTGTTGCACCAAATCATTGATAATGGCCTTACGCATTGGATGATGCAAAAGGTCGGATCTTTATccgttttctaaaaatatatattcaGATCCATAGTTTCTGGAGGACCTCATTTCTACAATAATTCTATGTCTTCAGCCAAGCTCAAATTATTAATTTTGTTAGTGTTCAAATTTACTCGTTTTGTTGATACACAGATTTTGGACTGATTGTCTACTATAATTTGATCGATCTTGTGGTATAATCTGAACTTCTTGAATAGGTTCCTGGAGGGTGGGTGCTAAATGGCAGGAAACGGTGGCCTGGGAACAGCAGTTTTGCAGATGTGTTGGTTGTTCTTGCTCGGAATACCAGCACCAATCAGGTCAATGGGTAAGGTAGACTATATATTCATGCATTGGTATTGTTCACATTAACTTTGTATGTTAATGTTATTTTTTTTGTGTCGAACCATAATATATATCAGGTTCATTGTGGATGGAGGAAGCCCTGGTCTGAAGATCAGCAAGATCGAGAACAAGGTTTCAATGAGAATTGTCCAGAACTGCGACATCGAGCTGGAGAATGTGTTCGTGTCTGATGATGATCGGTTACCTGGTGCCAATTCTTTTCAGGATCTTGTTAATGTAATAGACATGTCTTTCACACACATGCCCAAACATATGTTAAAAACAGCTTGGTAGTCCACAACAGGTAGAGACTAAACAACGTTGTTGTCCTTGAGTGCAGTCGCTTGCTTTCAGTCGTGTCATGGCTGCCTGGGTCAGCATCGGCATCGCAGTAGGGGTGTACGACGCATGCCAGAGGTTCATCATTACAGCTAATAATTAAGCTTCTGTTGACAATGTTTTCATGCACTCATTCTTGCTGCGCTGCCCGAACTGTACTGTATTTGATCAGGTACCTGGGAGAGAGGAAACAGTTCGGCGTACCACTAGCGGCGTTCCAGCTGAACCAAGAGAAGCTCGTCAGGATGCTTGGCAACATCCAGGCCATGTGGCTCCTCGGCTGGCGCCTTTCCAAGCTGCACAGCTCCAGCAAGATGACCATCGGCCAGGCCAGCCTGGGCAAGGTCAGTTGGCGGCTTTCATTTTGTGGGTGCAGAACTCATTTGAAAATTGACTGCCAAGAACTTATACCGTAACATATGGACATCGCTATAACAATCAATCTTGCAGGCATGGATCACGAAGCAGGCTAGGGAGACGGTGGCGCTCGGCAGGGAGCTCCTTGGTGGCAATGGCATTGTCACCGATTTCCACGTTGGCAAGGTAGGCTGTTGTGACAGTTTGTAATTTTTAGTTTGCTGTTTTTTCTGGTCATTGGAAAGTCTGGTCCTCTATTTGTTCACTATCTAATTAGTGCCGCATTTGTATATGTGATGCACAAATGCATGCAGGCATTCTGCGACTTGGAGACTGTGTACACGTACGAGGGTAGCTACGAAGTTAACGCCCTAATAGTCGCACGGGAGATCACTGGCATCTCCAGCATTAGGCCGACGACAAGCCGGCTCTAGTGTTGCAAAACTGTGAACATATTATGGGTAATCTACAAAGGGGACTGTACAAGGCAAAAAAGATTAATCAAATCAGAGATACTTGCTCTTCAATCCCCACAAGACTATGCATTGTTGAGTAATTAGGCAATTGTATGATTAAattctgaaataaataaatattgaacataaatagatctaGCATGAACAGTTCTATCATACTAGTAGCAAGACACAACATGATCATGATATCAGAAAACATGATTAAGAAACGGATCAAATAACAATACACTTACAGAGTCTTGGCCTTCGGGAAGACGAATGTCGCTGATGGGATGAAGACGGTCTTACGGACAGAGTGCAGCAGATGACAATACGCTGCAGCACCAGCTTGGACGGAGAACGAGTTGTGACGAAGATCTTTGAGCAGTCGCGCAAGGTGCTTCTCGAAAACCTTATTCGCCTTCTCCCGGCGCAGAATCCCAAAGGCGAGCAGAATCCCAAAGGCGAGAGGTTCCGAAGACTTGCTCTCCTTCGGGAAGACGAACGTCGCTGATGGGACGAAGACGGTCTTACGAACAAAGTGCAGCAGACGACCATACGCTGCAGCACTagacttggacggaggacgagtTGTGACGAAGATCTTTGAGCAGTCGCACaaggcgcttcccaaaaaccttattcgcctTCTCCCAGTGCAGAATCCCAAAggcggagacctgctctcccgttcgctAGTGCATGCCGACGCTCGGAATGGAGAAGATTACGATGGAAACGCAACAACCTCGAGTCGTGATCGGATCCGTAATCAGATTAGAAAACCGATTAACCATCCATAGATTTCGGCGGACCATTCACACACATAtccagcgccggcgaggcgagcaAGTGCGCGCGTGTGGAGCTTATTTTGTCTCCCACACACATAGCTTGGAGAGGCGAGAATAGCTTCACTATTTAAGTTAGCTATTCTCACATTCCACAAGTAAGGTGGGACTAAAGGCTTGCACCACTCTTTCACTTCCTCATGCTCACAAGGGCCTTTGAGATTTACCATGTAATTGTGAAATATTTATATGGGCctagcccaaattccaacatgCATATTGTACTATAGAGATAGGTGATGTGTCGTAGACATGGTAAGCTTCATTACGATATGAGATATAATTGCCTTGATGGAGCAAAAATCTGGAAGCTACCCAGCTATACTTGTATATATGTCAGACATAAAACCCAAGCAAACCCTTCTCTGGATGTTTGACTTCCAGCCTGAATTGATAATTATTTCACTGTCGAACACTTTCAGATATTTGTGCCATGATGTGTTATCTAGATGTGGTTTGCTCTAAGAAAAATGACTCTGTTGAAAACAAAGTTTAATATCAGATTGAGACTAACATGTATGTCAAGAATGAACACTTCTAATGAACACTTGCAGAGAGGAATAAACAGAGAAATGAATTGGAGTTATCCCATGAATAAAATATTTTAATTAATTCAATCTGATAGTTTTATGGAAACTCTTGTAGAGCatttgtaacatcccgataactcactaaattaaatcgtgcgctaaaactgtttcttgtcgttgagctcgacctCTCCttaaaaaccctaaccccaaCTTTCCGGGAACCTCCCCGTCCCGATCTTCCGATCCCCGAAGGACctgacccgacacccgtatccagcaccctgtttctccctcgacccgcgcgtcgcgctcacgcgcgcccaggcgccgcgcgtggccgaccgagcgccggtggcgccgcgaatcccgctctctctctctctcctttcctcccttttctttttttttctcttttccatttcttcctccctttttctttttttctccctttctttctccccttccttcctcctcctccctctctgctcccgagcgccgcccgctcggccctcccttcccttcctcctccccgagCACGCCCGGCCcagcttcccttctcctccgcGTGCACGCCCCGGGCCCAGCGCACCAAGCGCCCCGCGGCCCCCTCGCCCACCCGCGCAGCTGCAGTAGCTTGCCGCCACCGTGCGCACGCGCCGCACCCCACGCACGCGCGCGCTAGCCGCACTGCGGCGCGCCGAGCCGTGCACGCCGCGACGCCAGCCGTGCAGccgtgccacgccgccgcctgcgcacaCACCCCACACCCCGGCCTACCCCTGCTCCGCACGACTGCCCCGCTCGTGCACCGCCGCGACGTCGCGCGCGAACGCTCAAGCTCGCCACGACGCCGGCCCcgtgcgccaccaccaccgcgcgcgctccctgctccgcccacacgcccacgccacgccacgccgccggtcccgctcgccctgcACCCCCGTACCCCGCTCCGCGAGCGCACCCCGCCCACTACCACCGTTGACGGCTGGACAGCACCGCCTGCACCgggtcgccgcctgcccgaaGCGTCCCATCCCGCCTCGCCGCACGCGCCGTCGCCCTGTGCACGTACGACGCTGGCGACCCTAGCACagcgccgccgttgacgcccgccACTGCCCTACTCCCACCTCCATCGCCATACTCCCACTATAAAAGGGGCTCGGCGTCACCCCTGAGCCCCGCatccccggccgccaccgcccactGCCTCCCAGCACCACCACCCGCCATTGCTGCCGTCACCCCTCTCCCGTCGCCCCACCTCTGCGCGTCCCCCCTGCCCAAGGTGAGCGGAGTAATCGACTCCCCGGAGCTCCCCACCTCCATgaccgccgcccgctgccgccggccgtcgtGGCTAGGCCACCTCGGACCGCCTCTGGCCGAGCCACGGCTAGGAGTCGAcccacctccctcccctctctcgtTTCCCCCACCCCGGAGCCACCCCGAGCCCCTGAGCCGCCGGATTTGGCGCCGCTGGCGACGCGCcgtcccctcccctgtttcccagcgcgggggaggaagaggacaggGCCTTATGCCCAAAGGCCCCTCCCCTTTTCTATATTTAGTAAAAGAACCTCCCACCTCTTgacctttttgcaaaagaaacccctccttttattatatttcaaaacagaccCTCCCACCTTATAAACATAATTACGAATAAACCCCTGacccttttagaataacccaaATGATTTCTAAAATAcgaaccaagcccctgccttcttaaatttaattacaaataggcccctggacCCTGATTTAACCCCTTAACCTTtgtttaacctatcatttcacgCACCAAATAAACTCTGATCAACTCAAAACTccaccacgcctctcataacatagttttgaccatgccattaggaatccacccaaaaatattactccgtacCCCTTATCTtatgtgtttccgattcgagctcaacgattgatctttattttctgagtgttgattgtgtgcttgtttgtgtacgttgtagaccacggagtgaacgaaggagagcacgtcaacgagcagtactgtgagcaggtgaacgaggacccgttccgcgaccccgagcccgaaggacaggacctccccgaaggctacgaagacggcaagttcaatcccatcctttgatgcatgtttctgtcctagttttataaacacaacccaatggcctattttataaaattgcatatgttttgcttgcatgaaaacacggttggatagccaccccttgatttgtgatgaccattccttgaccacctagattaatgtctgattttgcttggacgttaatcgatattataatgcttaggactttactcataatacgatttattttataaagaaaatgtgtgcgtgtgggatgggataaatgtggtgtttttgtaaagaaagtttagacgggatggatggcatttctacggatttgccatttggtgtgctcgtgccaatgtggcagggcaaagaagggagatatccatcttgacgtgtctaaggaccgagttggtgtgtcatctcacctaactcctctatcgtgcaaaccactcgaccgttgaatgggcaacgacgTAGCatgaatcccactagttggtgtgatagccatcaggagggctgagagcaacgggagaccaaggagaagggatatgctcagtgtgacttataccccggttatacctcagagttaggtcgatgaccccttggtgaatcccgtgatggctagtcaggcttagctaaggtgggtaatggctatgttgggatctacaccgacacgacggtgttcgagatgtggtatcctacttgtgggtaaagttgcacacctctgcagagttaaaagctattcgaatagccgtgcccacggtattgggcgagttacggtgtggtcacataactagtgtttcttgggatgggctggtgtgagttgttttggaattgtgtccggcagttgtgccgtgtgctacgacggacggggagtccggtagcagtttaaaacttaaactccgtgttactcaaaacaaaaactggtttctgaaatgtttactgctaaataaacccctgcataaaatttagctttctgcaaattaaaccgtaacatTATCCTTGatatacctatgcatattattttgatataaccccctccgtgggtgtggttggacttgctgagtatgtttgtactcaccccattcttactttttatagaagaagatccagacttcgtaccagacgacactgagtagggttatcgttctacacccaaccttgcctgtggaaccggccctgtccgagatgttttcgctgacgcagtactctgagcccgagttagaccccatgtgggttgcagtctggtgttatgtcgtagcttggctacttattatcattatctgtattgagtgtcctccaaggtttgtatggttatgaaccatctgatgtaataaatgtggcatcagcctcctgggactgatgtttgtatcatatttaagttctctcttgtgaggggacgcttcagcatTTCACAAGTTTTCTATAGAGTTCAGGACCATCAAAATTGGAGTCTTTATGATCAAAATACGAAGCGAAGGCAAGGAGTGACCAGAAAGTCCAACAATGGCGTGGGAGTTTGAGTATGTTTGCCTACCCAAATGTGATCATTAGATTGTGCTCAATCACTGCACTTTGAGTTGCCATCGGAGAAATGACTTCTTAAGGCCTGGTTCGTAAGGCCCGGAATAGCCTCCGTtccgattttttttattttttccgatttatcaaatatatatgccgatttttttttgcaaaaatgtcaCCCAGCCGTTCATCTGGCGGAAGGTAGGtaccaccggatgaaccggcggtaagttcgttggcccacggcccatgtaacataccgccggttcatccggcggtacctACCTACCGCTGAATGAACTGGCGGTAGGCGCTACCGCCGCGCTACAGCCGGCTATAGCCGCGCTGTAGCCGGACTGTAGACCGATACTGACTatcgccgtttcaaacggcggtaggtcctcccattttttttaattattttgtatGCTTTCTGGGCTGTAATTAtttgtttaattattttataggaTCTCtgtgttgtaattattttctttacgcTTAGAGATATTTCAAAAAACAATAGAGATAGCAGAGGTTATGGAAATACTTTTTTAAAATCTaatacaaattagatttaactctaggagaatgtgaaaatatattttcataagaTATTATCATGAGCTCCAATTATAATTTCGATGTCCTGTCACCTTGCATCGGATTCTTCTGCACCCCCACTCGTTCACTGTGTGTGGATGTGATGGTACGTCAATTGACAGCTTTGAGCTTTTCAGGTTGCGTGAACCATGCCTATAGACCAAATACCTCCATCTATAAATAGGGACATCACCCCATCTCATACGAAATCACTAGACATCCCCGTACTACCACCATGTCTTCCTCTGGttctacctacattccgtggaataagattagagaacctgtgcctcaaggagtgcaggttccaatgtgcttctgcggttcgttgtgcaagctgatggagtccaaagttttgggTGATGACTTCGGcaagaggttcttcatgtgtgacAACTACGAGTATGATCCGCCAAAGcgctacggcaaggacaaaCCGAAGGTATCACCTTGCACTATCTAGTTTGCGCCTTCGGAGTACAGTAAGTTAAATCTAACTCGGCTTGGAAATagagtccaccacctctttgtgatttcatacagtGGCGGGATACGGAGCAATCGACCGAAGCTAAGGAACACGTTGAACGCGAAACAAGGTGGGCTGcggaaaggtggcagcgaatgctagaagaggaaaaaatggaggagaagcgcaagaaagataaaCAAGAGATCCAAAAGAGGTTCGCAGATGTGTAACGTCGGTaggcggaggagcgtgaagttgatagggagaggaagtgagagagggcccgccgtgcgaaggaggcgGGGCCCAAGTCTATTAGGAAGGAAAAGTATcatcggtgcactcagtagatcaCTATCATTTAATGTCCGAATTTCATATTCcataaggcatgttaggtctagATGGAACACGACGTTAGCGTGTTCCATGTACATGCCAGTGCAATTGTATATGTAATTTCAATGTTTAATTAATCTACATTGTGTACTTTCTACTATAAGTACCCGTTTCATAAAACATGAGCTACAACTAGACTTTTCAGAAGTATTGGTGTACAAGTAAACTTTTCATACCGACGTGATGACAACTCCATGAGGTTATGTCGGCCACTACACAcaataaaaacaaacaaaacaatcaCCCTACATACATTAAACATAAATAAAGTAGTGGTCCACATAATTGAACGCACACAACACATGACATGGCATGTCAGGACCTGTTGCAAGCTAGGGTAACGAGGTCCTAGCATAAAattaacatgccttaggtaattccaACAAACAACACTATATAGACAGGTGGAAGAGGCTGCCGAAAATAAACACGCAACATATTGACCGGGCAGCTACATTATTTATTCAGACGGAGCAGTACAACATCAATCATTCATAGGCAGTACCCTTATCATGTCCCGCCCTGTCTGCTTTCGCACGCTCGCATTTGCGTACATCTTCATCCCCCTTCTTCAACCACTCTATATATTGCTGATCACGACGAgtgatccacgtgtcaatccactcatgaaaatgacaccaatgagtatgcGTGTCATCACCAGCGTACTGTCGCAAACAAGAAATGattcaaaattataaaaaataacaaaatatatttacaaattaatctatacttgtgatgttgcacctcttttttggaattcctcgatattcttgcaacaccaatacctctggccaaaagtctcgtaatcacgagatatgttcggaACACAACACATCTAGCAATAGCAATCgggtggctctacacctttaggccataccttgcaatctataatacatctattgggatcgttaggagagggtccaaaattagcctccatttcccgacgaaaagctgcccgggagaatgaggagctcatagCTATTTGTTTGGACTAACTAAAAATATATGGAACCTGAATTGCATGTCTGTGCTCTCGGCAACCACATGGTCACCTTTTATACACGCAGGGCTGCCTACATCGTCCAAGCACTTTAAACACAGATACGACCTCTCACTGATCCTGACTTCTGCTCTCGCACGCTCCGCACCGCTCACTCCTCCTACTTTAAACAACGAGACGATGTCTCACTGGTCATGACTTCAGCACTTGCATAGTCCACAGCGCTCACTGGTACTACTTTAAACACCGACACGACCTCTCACTGCTATACCCCAGGACAGTAAAAGCTGTGTCCGTTCACTGCGGCACAGTACTGCACTCGCACGCTAGGACAGGCAAAGCAATCAATGAGCATCCTTTGAATGTGACCTTATGTCACTTCACTTCATAGTCGAATCCAATGCACGAATAAATGAGCCCGACACAACTGTGCAGCGGGAAATGACAACTATATGCATCCTATGTCGGCCGCAATGTTCAACACATTCATATTCGAATCCAATGCACGGCACCGGCCTAATCGTCATAATCTCACTGCACGGACACATCCCATCGCCCATCATAGTCTACACATGCCTACATAACATAGTCTGACGGAACAAAGTAATTAACAAGCTACAACATGTACACTAAATGCGTCCGCGcttgccccctctcctcctgccaCGTCGCTCTGCAGCCTGGGCCGCCCTAGTGTGGTGCTGCGAGTACGTCAGTGGTTCCAGCGGGATGGTCTCGCGAGTGGACCGACGACCCTGCTCAGGAACAGGCGTCTGCTCCACCTGAGTGTAGTCCTGCGTCGCGGGTGGGGCGCCCCCCAGCTGTGAAGTGCCGACGACCTCCTGTGTCGGTGCAGCAGAGAAGAACGTGTTCACCCACTCCATCTGCGCGAGGTCGTCCACGTCCTGAATCTCCTCATCGTCGTCTGTCCCTCCCACCTGCTGGTACTCTGATTCATAAACCTCCATCCATTAATGTTCAATTAAGTATGTACTTGTTATCGCAAATTAACAACTCGTTTTAGACGTACCTAAATCGTGTATTGGACGACGAAGGGAGGACGATCCGGCGCCGTACGGATCTATCGGCGGAAACGACGACGAGCCGGGCACTACATGAATAAGaagtacaagttgatgaataaaGTTTTGCATAATGCGGTATTGTAAGTGACACGAGGATAGAGTATGATTTACCTGCCGAGTACAAATGTGCCGGCCGCGGCACGTACGTGGGCCGAGCTGCAGAAGCTGAAGGTGTCGCCATCGTGacgggtggcggtggtggtggacctGACTGTGCCGCGGGT comes from Panicum virgatum strain AP13 chromosome 4K, P.virgatum_v5, whole genome shotgun sequence and encodes:
- the LOC120704809 gene encoding uncharacterized protein LOC120704809 codes for the protein MGQYHDMTPAQHQSTLQKIVDMCKRFRRAVTCREDDTLLPPRSCGPVPGAGPSSRRSAPAAQSGPPPPPPVTMATPSASAARPTYVPRPAHLYSAVPGSSSFPPIDPYGAGSSSLRRPIHDLEYQQVGGTDDDEEIQDVDDLAQMEWVNTFFSAAPTQEVVGTSQLGGAPPATQDYTQVEQTPVPEQGRRSTRETIPLEPLTYSQHHTRAAQAAERRGRRRGGKRGRI
- the LOC120704807 gene encoding acyl-coenzyme A oxidase 4, peroxisomal-like isoform X1, which gives rise to MRPSELQKPALDMSVACPRLTPAALAFPAAVSDYYQLDELLTPEEKSLRIKIRRFMENEVAPIIPKYWERAEFPFHLIPKLGSLGFLGGIIKGHECPGLSATAYGICISEVARVDASIASFCLVQSCLAMLCIAAQLGSEAQDKYLPSLSKLHKVCAYAMTEPEYGSDASSLNTVARKVPGGWVLNGRKRWPGNSSFADVLVVLARNTSTNQVNGFIVDGGSPGLKISKIENKVSMRIVQNCDIELENVFVSDDDRLPGANSFQDLVNSLAFSRVMAAWVSIGIAVGVYDACQRYLGERKQFGVPLAAFQLNQEKLVRMLGNIQAMWLLGWRLSKLHSSSKMTIGQASLGKAWITKQARETVALGRELLGGNGIVTDFHVGKAFCDLETVYTYEGSYEVNALIVAREITGISSIRPTTSRL
- the LOC120704807 gene encoding acyl-coenzyme A oxidase 4, peroxisomal-like isoform X3, which translates into the protein MRPSELQKPALDMSVACPRLTPAALAFPAAVSDYYQLDELLTPEEKSLRIKIRRFMENEVAPIIPKYWERAEFPFHLIPKLGSLGFLGGIIKVPGGWVLNGRKRWPGNSSFADVLVVLARNTSTNQVNGFIVDGGSPGLKISKIENKVSMRIVQNCDIELENVFVSDDDRLPGANSFQDLVNSLAFSRVMAAWVSIGIAVGVYDACQRYLGERKQFGVPLAAFQLNQEKLVRMLGNIQAMWLLGWRLSKLHSSSKMTIGQASLGKAWITKQARETVALGRELLGGNGIVTDFHVGKAFCDLETVYTYEGSYEVNALIVAREITGISSIRPTTSRL
- the LOC120704807 gene encoding acyl-coenzyme A oxidase 4, peroxisomal-like isoform X2, translated to MRPSELQKPALDMSVACPRLTPAALAFPAAVSDYYQLDELLTPEEKSLRIKIRRFMENEVAPIIPKYWERAEFPFHLIPKLGSLGFLGGIIKGHECPGLSATAYGICISEVARVDASIASFCLVQSCLAMLCIAQLGSEAQDKYLPSLSKLHKVCAYAMTEPEYGSDASSLNTVARKVPGGWVLNGRKRWPGNSSFADVLVVLARNTSTNQVNGFIVDGGSPGLKISKIENKVSMRIVQNCDIELENVFVSDDDRLPGANSFQDLVNSLAFSRVMAAWVSIGIAVGVYDACQRYLGERKQFGVPLAAFQLNQEKLVRMLGNIQAMWLLGWRLSKLHSSSKMTIGQASLGKAWITKQARETVALGRELLGGNGIVTDFHVGKAFCDLETVYTYEGSYEVNALIVAREITGISSIRPTTSRL